Proteins encoded together in one Penaeus vannamei isolate JL-2024 chromosome 9, ASM4276789v1, whole genome shotgun sequence window:
- the LOC113824606 gene encoding probable 4-coumarate--CoA ligase 3, giving the protein MHCQKTSGILWQYTQRVARLRCTSKKYSCVVSSFLPDQQLPSGNLVSHVFADAAKWNDRIATECASTGRRYTYAQLLDRVARWSGMLRELGVGRGDVVAVALPNCPEYPIVYFGTLALGATVTPVNITYTAEEIARQLKDSNTKVLVGDALLSPTLGAALDLYRKPTPLVTNGHASSPESISLRQVLEDPSVPFVDPVELTGKETAMLPYSSGTTGNPKGVIVSHNSLSANMTIFRQLSSVEQTTGTQQDISLAVVPFSHMFGFGCGMIYLLRDGAKVVTAPRFDSKTFVDSISKHKVTLLYSVPPILNFLKVSPAATPEALGTLRAIVNSAAPAAPSTVDALMDKLSPTAGFQDGYGMTECNFLTMVPFGETRSGTIGKLLPNVKAKVIDTATGEPLGPLADGELCFKTPSVMDGYYNNAAATAEAVDEEGWLHSGDVGRYDEDGFLAIVGRTKELIKVKGLQVSPSELEDVILQHPEVVDAGVVGVEHDRMGEAPRAFVATKKPIPEEEIHKFLEPRVAPHKRLAGGVFFVDELPRSAAGKLLRKELKKLR; this is encoded by the exons ATGCACTGTCAAAAGACCTCGGGCATTTTGTGGCAGTATACACAAAG AGTCGCCAGATTAAGATGCACTTCAAAAAAATACTCGTGTGTTGTGTCGTCTTTCTTGCCCGACCAACAGCTTCCTTCTGGCAATCTTGTCAGTCACGTGTTTGCAGACGCTGCTAAATGGAATGACAGAATTGCGACC GAGTGCGCGTCGACGGGGCGGCGGTACACCTATGCGCAGTTGCTGGACCGCGTGGCTCGCTGGTCTGGCATGCTGAGGGAGCTGGGCGTCGGCAGGGGAGACGTGGTCGCGGTGGCCCTGCCCAACTGCCCCGAGTACCCCATCGTGTACTTCGGCACCCTCGCCCTCGGAGCCACCGTCACCCCGGTTAATATCACGTATACCGCAG AGGAAATCGCTCGCCAGCTGAAGGACAGCAACACCAAAGTCCTCGTGGGAGACGCCCTTCTCTCCCCGACCCTCGGCGCCGCCCTCGACCTGTACCGGAAGCCTACGCCTCTGGTCACGAACGGCCATGCCTCGAGCCCCGAGTCCATCAGCCTCCGACAGGTCCTGGAGGATCCTTCCGTCCCCTTCGTGGATCCTGTTGAA TTAACCGGGAAAGAGACCGCCATGCTGCCATACTCGAGCGGCACGACAGGGAATCCAAAGGGCGTGATAGTGAGCCACAATTCACTCTCAGCCAACATGACGATCTTCCGCCAACTGTCCTCGGTTGAACAAACCACGG GCACGCAGCAAGACATATCCCTCGCTGTTGTGCCCTTCTCCCATATGTTTGGGTTCGGGTGCGGCATGATCTACCTCCTGCGGGATGGGGCGAAGGTCGTCACTGCGCCCAGGTTCGACTCCAAGACCTTTGTAGACTCCATTTCTAAACACAAG GTGACGCTGCTCTATTCGGTGCCTCCGATTCTGAACTTCCTGAAGGTGTCCCCGGCGGCGACGCCGGAGGCGCTCGGCACACTCAGAGCCATCGTGAATTCCGCCGCCCCGGCGGCCCCCTCGACTGTCGACGCCCTCATGGACAAGCTCAGCCCAACGGCGGGCTTCCAAGATG GTTACGGCATGACGGAATGCAACTTCTTAACGATGGTTCCGTTCGGCGAAACTCGTTCGGGAACCATCGGGAAACTGCTTCCCAACGTGAAAGCCAAGGTCATTGATACGGCCACAGGGGAGCCACTCGGCCCGCTGGCTGATGGAGAGCTGTGCTTCAAAACGCCGTCG GTGATGGATGGCTACTACAACaacgccgccgccaccgccgagGCCGTCGACGAGGAGGGCTGGCTCCACTCCGGCGACGTCGGCCGCTACGACGAGGACGGCTTCTTGGCCATCGTGGGTCGAACCAAGGAGCTCATCAAGGTCAAGGGCCTGCAG GTGTCACCCTCTGAGCTCGAGGATGTCATTCTACAACACCCTGAGGTAGTGGACGCGGGCGTGGTGGGCGTCGAGCACGACAGGATGGGGGAGGCTCCGAGGGCGTTCGTGGCCACCAAGAAGCCCATCCCGGAGGAGGAAATCCACAA GTTCCTGGAGCCAAGGGTCGCGCCGCACAAGAGGCTGGCTGGAGGAGTTTTCTTCGTGGACGAGCTGCCCAGGTCTGCGGCGGGGAAGCTTCTCAGAAAGGAACTCAAGAAGCTCAGATAA